The SAR202 cluster bacterium genome segment GGGCAGGTCAAGCGCCTCATAGCGGGTCCGGACAGGGTCTTCATCTGCGATGAGTGTGTCGGACTGTGCGGGCAGATTATCACCGAGGAGAGCCCCGCTCCTCCCCGTGAATCACCGGGCCTCATGTCAAAGGGTGTTAACCCGAAGAGGCTCTACCAGAAACTCGATGAGTACGTTGTCGGCCAGGAGCAAGCGAAGAAAGTCCTGAGCGTAGCGGTCTACAACCACTACAAGCGCGTCTGGTCCAACCAGAAGTCCGCCAACGACGTGGAGCTCCAGAAGTCGAACATCCTCATGGTCGGTCCGGCCGGCTCAGGGAAGACCCTCCTTGCCCAGACCCTCGCCAAGATTCTCGACGTCCCCTTCGCTATCGCCGACGCAACCTCGCTGACAGAGGCGGGCTACGTGGGCGAGGACGTGGAGAATATCCTTCTCCGCCTGATCCAGGCCGCCGACTACGACATCGCCCGAGCCGAGCAGGGCATCGTCTACATCGACGAGGTAGACAAGATCGCCCGCAAGAGCCCGAACCCTTCGATCACCCGCGACGTTTCCGGCGAAGGTGTTCAGCAGGCCCTCCTCAAGATCATCGAAGGGTGTGTTGCCAACGTGCCGCCCCAGGGCGGACGCAAGCACCCGCACCAGGAATTCCTGCAGATCAAGACGGACAACATCCTCTTCATGTGCGGCGGCGCGTTCGAGGGGATTGATGAGACGGTGGTCCACCGCATGTCCAGGGACAGGGTGTCCCTCGGC includes the following:
- the clpX gene encoding ATP-dependent Clp protease ATP-binding subunit ClpX — its product is MPPTRNAQNNYQCSFCGKAQGQVKRLIAGPDRVFICDECVGLCGQIITEESPAPPRESPGLMSKGVNPKRLYQKLDEYVVGQEQAKKVLSVAVYNHYKRVWSNQKSANDVELQKSNILMVGPAGSGKTLLAQTLAKILDVPFAIADATSLTEAGYVGEDVENILLRLIQAADYDIARAEQGIVYIDEVDKIARKSPNPSITRDVSGEGVQQALLKIIEGCVANVPPQGGRKHPHQEFLQIKTDNILFMCGGAFEGIDETVVHRMSRDRVSLGFNARTTRASVEDTGFNPYEMVIADDLLKYGFIPELIGRLPITVGLKSLDKRALIKVLTEPKNAFVKQYQCLFQMDNVELEFTPDALDVAAEAALKQGTGARGLRSILEKTLLDVMYELPSLKGVNRCVVEAQAVGGKVPVRLVKDNGDLAYMPTREKAEQKSA